A stretch of the bacterium genome encodes the following:
- a CDS encoding patatin-like phospholipase family protein has protein sequence MTSPYLLLAMQGGGAYGAYQAGMLAEYFARGGQPYDGGYGVSVGGLNVAQLFGTPDGHPASSRKQQPQNAVRLAELWDDEISNNASVYVPLKTTGVLTEGARRLLGRNLPGDLAVAILRKADSVYDTKPLRRLLEKHLGNKKWPDAVKVGMVNLQFGRFEEVALNQPLPGMTAIDAIMASAAIPIVFPPVKGYVDGGVTDVTPLREVFAQFRKVREEQALARLPVQEQELHILRASAFPQPGTGPFNRVVPILERTLELFVDNTDREDYERAAFINELAAKFDLASRSPDRKVCEQFADLHRRYAVIDTYVIGPSKSEMGEFSTSARSFTREAVREGIKLGRRRMADFLKHKQDYLLEVVLFKDDVPKLPR, from the coding sequence ATGACTTCCCCTTATCTACTACTCGCCATGCAGGGAGGCGGAGCGTACGGTGCCTATCAAGCCGGAATGCTTGCCGAGTATTTTGCCCGCGGTGGACAGCCCTATGACGGAGGATACGGGGTATCGGTTGGAGGACTGAATGTCGCCCAACTATTCGGCACGCCGGATGGGCATCCAGCCAGCAGCAGAAAGCAACAACCGCAGAACGCGGTTCGTCTGGCCGAACTATGGGACGATGAAATCTCCAACAATGCGTCTGTCTATGTCCCCCTCAAAACCACTGGTGTGCTGACAGAAGGTGCGCGCCGCCTGTTAGGCAGGAACTTGCCGGGTGACTTGGCAGTTGCTATTTTGCGCAAAGCGGACTCGGTCTACGACACCAAACCTCTGCGCAGGCTGTTGGAAAAACATCTTGGCAACAAGAAGTGGCCGGACGCAGTCAAAGTAGGTATGGTCAACCTGCAGTTCGGGAGATTTGAAGAGGTTGCGCTCAATCAACCTTTGCCCGGCATGACGGCCATTGATGCGATTATGGCATCCGCGGCCATTCCGATTGTGTTTCCGCCGGTTAAAGGCTACGTGGACGGAGGCGTTACAGACGTCACCCCGTTGCGCGAGGTCTTTGCTCAATTCCGCAAGGTGCGTGAAGAGCAGGCCCTCGCGAGACTGCCCGTTCAGGAGCAGGAGTTACACATTCTGCGGGCGTCTGCGTTCCCGCAGCCCGGAACCGGACCGTTCAATCGAGTGGTGCCAATTCTCGAACGCACTCTGGAGTTGTTCGTAGACAACACGGATCGCGAAGACTATGAACGTGCGGCTTTCATTAACGAGCTTGCCGCGAAATTTGACCTCGCTTCGCGCTCTCCCGACCGGAAAGTTTGCGAGCAGTTTGCCGACCTGCACCGCCGCTACGCGGTGATTGACACATACGTCATCGGTCCGTCAAAATCTGAAATGGGAGAATTCTCCACTTCCGCCCGTAGTTTCACGCGCGAGGCAGTGCGCGAAGGCATCAAGCTTGGCCGCCGCCGCATGGCAGACTTTCTGAAACACAAGCAAGACTATCTGCTCGAAGTCGTCCTCTTCAAAGACGACGTGCCTAAGCTGCCGAGGTAG
- a CDS encoding class I SAM-dependent methyltransferase, whose protein sequence is MTIDNHLAGSSGEKTHPAHLLNRAWWDEVTPIHAASDFYDVPGFLNGKPALDRLELDWLGDVAGKRVLHLQCHFGKSTIEIARRGAAQVVGLDFSPVAIATARELAAKAGVAERVQFVECDVLLADQVLHEQFDVIFTSYGVINWLSDLYVWAGVIAKLLAPHGRFVIVEIHPALMMFDWENGKLERKFGYFHCEEGVVMPPMPDYADQSYIPQAPTREWQWSLADVFRALTRAGLLVEQFEEYPTCCFKPYPHMVEAGPDMFRLPESEPELPMTFALDAVHRPIR, encoded by the coding sequence ATGACCATAGATAATCATTTAGCAGGATCATCAGGCGAGAAGACGCACCCCGCTCATTTGCTTAACCGCGCGTGGTGGGACGAGGTCACGCCGATTCATGCGGCCAGCGACTTCTACGATGTCCCGGGCTTTCTGAACGGAAAACCTGCGCTTGACAGATTGGAGCTGGATTGGCTGGGCGATGTTGCAGGGAAACGCGTCCTGCATTTGCAGTGTCATTTTGGCAAATCCACCATTGAAATCGCTCGCCGCGGTGCCGCACAAGTTGTGGGCCTCGATTTTTCTCCGGTCGCGATTGCCACAGCGCGCGAACTTGCTGCAAAAGCAGGTGTTGCGGAGCGAGTCCAATTTGTAGAGTGTGATGTCCTGCTTGCCGATCAAGTTCTTCATGAGCAGTTCGATGTTATTTTTACGAGCTACGGCGTGATTAACTGGCTCTCAGATCTCTATGTTTGGGCCGGTGTTATCGCCAAACTGCTCGCGCCTCATGGCCGCTTCGTCATCGTGGAAATTCATCCCGCGCTGATGATGTTTGACTGGGAAAACGGCAAGCTGGAACGGAAATTCGGATACTTCCATTGCGAGGAGGGCGTGGTTATGCCACCGATGCCGGACTATGCCGACCAAAGCTATATTCCGCAGGCTCCTACGCGAGAATGGCAGTGGAGTCTCGCTGACGTGTTCCGCGCGCTGACTCGAGCAGGTCTGCTGGTCGAACAGTTCGAAGAATACCCAACCTGCTGCTTCAAGCCTTATCCGCACATGGTGGAAGCCGGACCGGACATGTTCCGCCTGCCGGAATCCGAGCCTGAGCTTCCCATGACATTCGCGCTCGACGCGGTCCACCGACCGATACGTTAG
- a CDS encoding aminopeptidase, translating to MYDPRHKKLAEVLVKHSTKVKPGDKVLIECFDIPLEFIRVLLQEVCDAGGLPVLEYKHQSVMRTLMRNATEERMKLIADSELYRMKQMDCYIAVRGVFNAKELIDVPGDQMSLYEKHWLKPVHLKQRVENTRWVILKYPSPQMAQMAKMSHEVFEDFFYHVCCDVDWKKASDAMIPAKAFMEKTDKVHIKGPGTDLQFSIKGIPAVPCGGSFNIPDLEIFTAPVRNSVNGKISYNSPSTYRGFTFENVVLEFKDGKVVNATSNDTKRINEIFDTDEGARYVGEFALGFHPYVLEPMDDILFDEKIAGSFHFTPGQAYEKEADNGNRSQIHWDLVCIQRPEKGGGEIWMDGKLIRKDGVFVHEAFLAMNPENLVK from the coding sequence ATGTACGATCCTCGACACAAAAAACTTGCTGAAGTGCTGGTGAAGCACTCCACCAAAGTGAAGCCCGGCGACAAAGTGCTAATCGAGTGCTTTGACATTCCGCTTGAGTTCATCAGAGTGCTCTTGCAGGAAGTCTGCGATGCCGGGGGCCTGCCGGTGCTGGAATACAAGCACCAGTCCGTAATGCGCACTCTGATGCGTAACGCCACCGAAGAGCGCATGAAATTGATTGCCGACAGCGAACTCTACCGGATGAAGCAAATGGACTGCTACATCGCGGTTCGCGGTGTTTTCAATGCCAAGGAATTGATCGATGTTCCCGGCGATCAGATGTCGCTGTATGAGAAGCATTGGTTGAAGCCTGTGCATCTCAAGCAGCGCGTCGAGAACACCCGCTGGGTGATTCTCAAATACCCGTCGCCGCAAATGGCGCAGATGGCCAAGATGAGCCACGAGGTGTTTGAGGACTTTTTCTACCACGTGTGCTGCGACGTGGATTGGAAGAAGGCCAGCGACGCGATGATTCCGGCGAAAGCCTTCATGGAAAAGACCGATAAGGTGCATATCAAGGGACCGGGAACCGATCTGCAATTCTCCATTAAGGGAATTCCGGCGGTGCCTTGCGGCGGAAGCTTTAACATCCCCGACCTGGAGATATTCACGGCGCCCGTGCGTAATTCTGTGAACGGCAAGATCAGCTACAACTCACCGTCCACCTACCGCGGTTTCACGTTTGAAAACGTCGTGCTCGAATTCAAGGACGGCAAGGTCGTCAATGCGACGTCCAACGACACAAAGCGTATCAACGAGATTTTCGACACGGATGAAGGTGCGCGTTACGTGGGCGAGTTCGCGCTTGGTTTTCATCCGTATGTGCTCGAACCGATGGACGACATTCTGTTTGACGAGAAAATCGCCGGTTCGTTCCATTTCACGCCCGGCCAGGCCTACGAGAAGGAAGCCGATAACGGCAATCGCAGCCAGATTCACTGGGATCTTGTATGTATTCAGCGTCCCGAGAAGGGCGGCGGCGAAATTTGGATGGATGGGAAACTCATTCGCAAGGATGGCGTTTTCGTGCATGAAGCGTTCCTCGCAATGAATCCGGAGAATCTGGTGAAGTAG
- a CDS encoding T9SS type A sorting domain-containing protein: MLSQLVHPNGIVRNLVVAANLLIVICITSSLVQAETLEVPSEYATIQDALNVTQTGDTVRVSPGVYHEFLIAPAYSLTLTGWYPADTLAELRTVLDPIPRGSDTPSVAVFPGDTVHIEKFVFFNRPEMRQPDWPTRVGGVHHTGSALYLRNCVFDSVSQAVLAAQLIEAEHCRFNGCLWFCLYPGAFGTVRVNKCDFSGSGWWLIFCSTGSIVRNSSLRRDTDGGTHLLQLHGSDIEVSTCRFGPSGRGFSLVNINPVSNCRIDSNTFEDIGRCPALLEVAMGCPSEDGSPISIRGNMFNNYQGEGIASGPSAIKFICQDPQPGYFGQVYGNKFVGGTTTGGAAPGIEISGSVDLVDNKFIDLQPATSPDVRAISTPLDTVFARANQFLPPGIAAFSAGPYFDARENWWGDSTGPYHAVFNPEGQGTEVGNGVEFIPWLTSPPDSIPDTSGTSADKRNELPTELSLSVFPNPFNATTTLTIHVAEPGEYRVILYDLHGRLVKLLYTGRIQSVKTLTISADNVASGTYFAKLSSSTTHVVTKLLLLK; encoded by the coding sequence ATGCTGTCACAACTTGTACACCCTAACGGAATCGTGCGAAATCTGGTGGTTGCGGCCAACTTGTTGATCGTGATCTGCATAACTTCTTCCTTGGTCCAAGCCGAGACCCTGGAAGTCCCTTCAGAATACGCGACAATACAAGATGCACTGAATGTGACGCAAACTGGCGACACAGTGCGGGTGAGTCCCGGAGTCTACCATGAATTTCTCATCGCCCCCGCCTACTCGTTGACCTTGACGGGCTGGTACCCTGCGGACACTCTTGCGGAGCTGAGAACAGTTCTTGATCCTATTCCCAGAGGATCGGATACACCATCCGTTGCAGTTTTTCCGGGTGATACGGTCCATATTGAGAAATTCGTCTTTTTTAACCGGCCCGAAATGCGTCAACCAGATTGGCCGACGAGAGTCGGTGGAGTACATCATACCGGATCAGCTTTGTACCTGCGCAACTGTGTGTTTGATTCAGTCTCTCAAGCGGTCCTTGCCGCGCAACTTATCGAAGCGGAGCACTGTCGCTTTAACGGATGCCTGTGGTTCTGTCTCTATCCGGGCGCGTTCGGTACAGTTCGAGTTAACAAATGCGATTTTAGCGGATCGGGTTGGTGGCTGATCTTCTGTTCCACAGGTTCAATTGTTCGCAATAGCTCGTTACGCCGTGATACAGATGGAGGAACACATCTGCTCCAATTGCACGGCAGCGACATTGAAGTGAGCACTTGTCGGTTCGGCCCGTCTGGCAGGGGATTCTCTTTGGTGAACATCAATCCGGTAAGTAATTGCAGGATTGACAGTAATACCTTTGAAGACATAGGCCGGTGCCCTGCGTTGCTGGAGGTCGCCATGGGCTGTCCAAGTGAAGACGGTTCGCCGATAAGTATTCGGGGAAACATGTTTAACAACTACCAAGGCGAAGGGATTGCCTCCGGACCGTCAGCGATAAAGTTCATTTGCCAAGACCCTCAGCCGGGTTACTTCGGACAGGTTTACGGCAACAAATTTGTTGGCGGAACGACAACTGGAGGCGCAGCACCGGGCATTGAAATCTCCGGTTCTGTGGATCTGGTAGACAATAAGTTCATCGATTTGCAACCTGCTACTTCTCCCGATGTTCGAGCCATCAGCACACCTCTGGACACCGTATTCGCTCGGGCCAATCAATTCCTGCCACCCGGAATCGCTGCGTTCTCGGCCGGACCCTATTTTGACGCGCGTGAGAACTGGTGGGGGGATTCGACGGGGCCGTATCACGCAGTGTTCAATCCCGAAGGTCAAGGAACTGAAGTCGGTAACGGCGTGGAGTTTATTCCGTGGCTGACATCGCCGCCGGATTCGATTCCGGATACATCAGGCACGAGCGCAGATAAACGTAACGAGTTGCCGACCGAACTTTCGCTGTCCGTTTTTCCCAATCCGTTTAACGCAACGACGACACTGACGATCCATGTTGCAGAACCCGGGGAGTACCGTGTTATACTCTACGACCTGCATGGCCGCTTGGTCAAGTTGTTATACACGGGCCGCATTCAGTCCGTCAAGACCTTGACAATCAGTGCCGACAATGTCGCAAGCGGAACGTACTTTGCGAAACTATCCTCCTCAACAACACATGTTGTCACAAAGCTGCTGCTGTTGAAGTAA
- a CDS encoding T9SS type A sorting domain-containing protein, with protein sequence MKPATYLTLLFWVAFLTADSLGRVLEVPADYSTIQIALDSSQTSDTIRVAPGVYHEFLLAPSHSLTLTGWYPGDTLAVLRSTLDPIPSGVDTPSAAVFGGDSVAIRNFAFFNRHEYRQYGAATRTGGVRFMGTALSLENCRFDSVSRGVRGGARLYLRNCIFEGCYRDCVTPSVYGMVDCRDCSFDGEGPHLLKCYSNSVVRNCTFLCNRQQSEFLIILGSSITVSGCRFGPCYSAFPVLSLYSQGNCLIENCAFEGIERAYSLIDGSVDCDEMFEHAPITIFNNEFVDFHGVGPASGTTAIQISCQGSTNENIAHIESNSFQNGSSTIGPGVRSNLRVSLANNQFADLFPENLGDVWLFGSVSGITLARDNMFLPPGLAAQTDGMPFDARENWWGDSTGPYHSVFNPEGRGTEVGNGVEFIPWLTAPPDSIPDTSGTSADERNELPSELLLSVFPNPFNPTTTISFSLWKSEIVRLELFDILGRRIATLADDLFTAGLHEVHFDGSKYASGVYFAKLTTSHAPQAAKLLLLK encoded by the coding sequence ATGAAGCCTGCAACCTATTTAACACTGCTCTTTTGGGTCGCGTTCCTGACTGCAGACTCTTTGGGTCGCGTATTGGAGGTTCCTGCAGACTATTCGACGATCCAGATTGCGCTTGATTCTTCGCAGACGAGTGACACCATTCGTGTGGCACCGGGGGTCTATCATGAGTTTCTGTTGGCCCCATCTCACTCTTTGACACTCACGGGCTGGTATCCCGGGGACACACTTGCCGTTCTGCGCTCCACACTCGATCCGATTCCATCGGGAGTGGACACGCCTTCGGCAGCGGTGTTCGGCGGTGACTCCGTTGCAATCAGGAACTTTGCTTTCTTCAATCGCCACGAATATCGTCAGTATGGTGCGGCGACCCGCACCGGTGGAGTGCGGTTTATGGGAACAGCGCTCTCTCTTGAGAACTGCCGCTTTGATTCCGTCTCGCGGGGAGTGCGGGGTGGCGCGAGACTTTACTTGAGGAACTGTATATTTGAAGGATGTTATCGTGATTGCGTGACACCCAGTGTTTATGGCATGGTGGACTGCCGCGATTGCTCCTTTGACGGCGAAGGCCCCCACCTCCTGAAATGCTACAGCAATTCAGTAGTGCGCAACTGCACATTTCTCTGCAATCGCCAACAATCGGAATTTCTGATAATCCTCGGAAGCAGTATCACAGTCTCTGGCTGCCGCTTCGGACCATGTTACAGCGCCTTTCCGGTTCTCAGCTTATACTCGCAAGGAAACTGTTTGATTGAGAATTGCGCGTTTGAGGGAATCGAACGTGCATACTCATTGATTGACGGATCCGTGGACTGCGATGAGATGTTTGAACATGCACCGATTACGATTTTCAACAATGAGTTTGTTGATTTCCATGGCGTTGGACCCGCATCTGGCACAACGGCGATACAGATCAGTTGCCAAGGAAGCACTAACGAGAACATTGCACATATCGAGAGCAACTCTTTTCAGAATGGCAGTTCAACCATAGGACCCGGAGTCCGGTCAAATCTCCGAGTTTCACTGGCGAACAATCAGTTCGCGGATCTTTTCCCGGAGAACTTGGGAGACGTGTGGTTGTTTGGAAGCGTCTCGGGCATTACGCTGGCACGTGACAATATGTTTCTTCCGCCGGGTCTGGCTGCGCAGACTGATGGGATGCCGTTCGATGCACGTGAGAACTGGTGGGGGGATTCGACGGGACCATATCACTCGGTGTTCAATCCCGAGGGACGGGGAACCGAGGTTGGTAACGGCGTGGAGTTCATTCCGTGGCTGACTGCACCGCCGGATTCGATTCCGGATACTTCAGGCACGAGCGCAGATGAACGCAACGAGTTGCCGAGCGAGCTCTTGTTGTCTGTGTTTCCTAATCCATTCAACCCCACGACAACGATTTCGTTCTCGCTTTGGAAGTCCGAGATTGTGCGACTCGAATTGTTCGACATATTGGGCAGAAGGATCGCGACACTCGCTGACGATTTGTTCACAGCCGGACTGCACGAAGTTCACTTCGACGGCAGCAAGTACGCAAGCGGAGTCTACTTCGCAAAGCTCACGACGTCGCACGCACCACAAGCAGCGAAACTGCTCCTGCTGAAGTAG
- a CDS encoding aldo/keto reductase, translating to MLLTNYKLLGHSGLAVSPLCFGAMTFGTDWGWGADKDDSRRMFELYTERGGNFIDTAINYTDGTSESYLGEFMEVRRDELVIATKYSLSSNPKDPNAGGNSRKNMMRSVEKSLKRLRTDHIDVYYLHVWEGNIPIEEVLRGFDDLVTQGKILYIGISDTPAWKVAQAQVIAEFRNLAPITSLQLKYSLMDRSLERDLLPMAREFRIGVTTWSVLGGGWLTGKYQNNESGLRPNISAQKENDRSLRIAQVVTECALEIGCTPSQLAIRWNMEQEGVTCPILGARTIAQLEDNLGALDVTIPIEVMQRLNDATAPELGFPHSMLQSEHVKKLIRGETTIRR from the coding sequence ATGCTATTGACTAATTATAAGCTGCTCGGCCACAGCGGACTCGCGGTGTCACCACTGTGCTTCGGGGCGATGACGTTCGGCACAGACTGGGGCTGGGGCGCGGACAAGGACGATTCGCGCCGCATGTTTGAACTCTATACTGAACGCGGCGGTAATTTCATCGATACAGCCATCAACTATACCGACGGCACGAGCGAGTCGTATCTCGGCGAGTTCATGGAGGTCCGCCGTGACGAGTTGGTCATCGCGACGAAATACTCGCTCTCGTCCAATCCCAAAGATCCCAACGCCGGCGGCAATTCCCGCAAAAACATGATGCGCTCCGTCGAGAAGAGTTTGAAGCGGCTGCGAACGGACCACATCGACGTCTACTATCTGCATGTTTGGGAGGGCAACATTCCGATTGAAGAAGTGCTGCGCGGATTCGATGATCTGGTCACCCAGGGGAAGATACTGTATATCGGGATATCAGATACGCCCGCATGGAAAGTGGCACAGGCGCAAGTCATTGCGGAGTTTCGGAATTTAGCTCCTATCACCTCGCTGCAACTGAAATACAGTCTGATGGATCGCTCGCTTGAACGCGATCTGCTTCCGATGGCGCGGGAGTTTCGCATCGGAGTCACGACATGGTCCGTGCTGGGCGGCGGCTGGCTCACGGGAAAGTATCAGAACAACGAGAGCGGACTGCGGCCCAACATCAGCGCACAAAAGGAGAATGACCGCAGCCTTAGAATTGCACAAGTCGTTACGGAATGCGCTTTGGAGATTGGCTGCACGCCGTCACAGCTTGCGATCCGCTGGAACATGGAGCAGGAGGGCGTGACTTGTCCAATCCTCGGAGCGCGCACGATCGCCCAGCTGGAAGACAATCTTGGTGCGCTGGACGTAACAATTCCCATTGAGGTAATGCAGCGTTTGAATGATGCGACGGCGCCCGAACTCGGATTCCCACATTCCATGCTTCAATCGGAACACGTGAAAAAGCTCATTCGCGGGGAGACAACAATCAGACGTTAA
- a CDS encoding NADPH-dependent F420 reductase has translation MKISIIGSGNVGGTLGKRWTANHEVVFGVRKPDRSADRAERLNERTIPEALAWGDVIVLATPYSAALEILREAQGLTGKVIVDATNPIAPGRGGLLASGDSSGAEELQNLQRDAHVVKCFNSTGFNNMADPCYPNGNAVMFLCGGDAIAKTQVMRLSDELGFETIDAGPLAMARYLEALAMLWIKLAYTQGQGREFAFILSKR, from the coding sequence ATGAAGATTTCAATCATTGGCTCAGGCAATGTGGGAGGGACGCTCGGGAAGCGCTGGACGGCGAACCACGAGGTTGTGTTTGGTGTACGAAAGCCCGATCGCTCAGCAGATAGAGCAGAGCGGTTGAATGAGCGAACAATCCCCGAGGCGTTGGCATGGGGCGATGTCATCGTGCTGGCGACGCCTTATTCTGCGGCCCTTGAGATTCTGCGCGAAGCACAGGGGCTAACAGGCAAGGTCATCGTAGATGCCACGAACCCGATAGCTCCGGGTCGCGGAGGGCTTTTGGCGAGCGGAGACTCTTCCGGCGCAGAGGAACTGCAGAATCTGCAGCGAGATGCCCATGTGGTGAAGTGCTTTAACAGCACGGGTTTCAACAACATGGCCGATCCGTGCTATCCGAACGGCAATGCCGTGATGTTTCTGTGCGGCGGGGACGCGATTGCCAAGACGCAAGTGATGCGCCTCTCGGATGAACTTGGCTTTGAAACGATTGACGCCGGACCGCTGGCGATGGCGCGCTATTTGGAAGCGCTGGCCATGCTCTGGATTAAACTTGCCTATACACAGGGACAGGGACGGGAGTTTGCGTTCATACTAAGCAAGAGATAA
- a CDS encoding LemA family protein, with protein MSFLIFLGIVAALVIYIIGLYNGLVTLRNQVKGAWSQIDVQLKRRHDLIPNLVEVVKDYMSYEQETLEKVIKARNSAVAAQGPAAVSAAENQVTGALRQLFALFENYPDLKANQNVMKLQEELTATENKIAFARQYYNDTVMTYNTKQELFPANLIAANLGFKKEEYYQVPEEEKQNVKVDLR; from the coding sequence ATGAGTTTTCTGATATTTCTGGGCATCGTGGCGGCACTGGTCATTTACATCATCGGCCTGTATAACGGCCTGGTGACGCTGCGCAATCAGGTCAAGGGCGCATGGTCACAGATAGACGTGCAGCTCAAGCGCCGGCACGACTTGATCCCCAATCTGGTCGAAGTTGTCAAGGATTATATGTCCTATGAGCAGGAGACGCTCGAAAAGGTGATCAAGGCCCGCAACTCGGCCGTCGCTGCGCAGGGTCCTGCCGCTGTTTCAGCCGCGGAGAATCAGGTCACCGGTGCGCTTCGGCAGCTTTTCGCTCTATTCGAAAACTATCCCGATCTGAAGGCCAATCAGAACGTGATGAAGTTGCAGGAGGAGTTGACAGCGACCGAGAACAAGATCGCCTTCGCTCGGCAGTATTACAACGACACCGTGATGACCTACAATACCAAGCAGGAACTCTTCCCCGCCAATCTGATTGCCGCAAATCTCGGCTTCAAAAAGGAAGAGTATTATCAGGTGCCCGAAGAAGAGAAGCAGAATGTGAAGGTTGACTTGCGGTGA
- a CDS encoding M48 family metallopeptidase, producing the protein MSDYRRDFLAEIRSNKRKSLILFIGLPLLLIALCWVIGRTYDYGDIGLPIGFIVAVSVMLITYFLGDDIVLGFTGAREATWESDQVLFNVVDEMRIAAGLPMPRVYVIDSFALNAFATGWSPDNAAIAVTRGLLEKLNREELQGVIAHEMGHVANLDIRYMLLISTMVGAIALIADGYRRSMWYGSGRTGRAATKGGSRGAFLLIGIVLSILAPFAALVMQASISRKREYLADATSARLTRNPLGLAAALAKIDQSLFVNPLPWINRATVHLFIVNPLRNDEMQKGIIFSTHPPTKDRIQRLQAMASLHTNVSEMLAEGERDSMPPRTE; encoded by the coding sequence GTGAGCGACTACCGCCGCGATTTTCTGGCAGAGATCCGGTCCAACAAGCGGAAGTCCCTGATTCTCTTCATTGGGCTTCCGCTTTTGTTGATCGCGCTCTGCTGGGTGATCGGCCGCACCTACGATTACGGCGACATCGGTTTGCCGATCGGGTTCATTGTGGCGGTTTCCGTCATGCTGATCACCTATTTTCTCGGTGACGACATCGTGCTGGGCTTCACCGGCGCGCGCGAAGCCACGTGGGAATCTGATCAAGTGCTGTTCAACGTCGTGGATGAAATGCGCATCGCCGCTGGTTTGCCGATGCCTCGTGTCTACGTCATTGACTCGTTCGCGCTCAATGCGTTCGCCACCGGCTGGAGTCCCGACAATGCCGCGATTGCCGTGACGCGCGGATTACTCGAGAAACTTAATCGCGAAGAACTGCAGGGCGTTATCGCTCATGAAATGGGTCATGTCGCGAATCTTGACATTCGTTACATGCTCCTCATCTCCACGATGGTCGGCGCGATCGCCCTGATTGCGGACGGATATCGCCGTTCGATGTGGTATGGCAGCGGGCGCACGGGCCGCGCGGCGACCAAAGGCGGCTCGCGTGGCGCTTTCTTGTTGATAGGCATCGTTCTCTCTATCCTTGCGCCGTTTGCCGCGCTGGTGATGCAGGCTTCCATTTCGCGCAAACGCGAATACCTTGCAGACGCCACCTCGGCTCGCCTGACCCGCAATCCTCTCGGCCTCGCCGCAGCGTTAGCCAAGATTGATCAGTCTCTGTTTGTCAATCCGCTGCCGTGGATCAACCGCGCGACCGTGCACCTTTTCATTGTCAATCCGTTGCGCAACGATGAGATGCAGAAGGGCATTATCTTCTCCACACATCCCCCCACCAAGGACCGCATTCAAAGGCTGCAGGCAATGGCAAGCCTGCACACAAATGTCAGCGAGATGCTGGCGGAGGGTGAGAGAGACTCGATGCCTCCGCGTACTGAGTGA
- a CDS encoding T9SS type A sorting domain-containing protein yields MIGVSRENESYSFYCLKVFDVNGREVAALLNERVAAGVHRVDFDGNALSSGVYFARLRSAAHAKMTRLVLIK; encoded by the coding sequence CTGATAGGCGTTTCCCGTGAAAACGAGTCTTATTCTTTCTATTGCCTTAAGGTCTTCGATGTCAATGGCCGCGAAGTTGCCGCGCTGTTAAACGAACGCGTTGCAGCAGGTGTGCACCGTGTGGACTTCGATGGAAACGCGCTGTCTTCCGGAGTCTACTTCGCTCGGCTGCGCTCTGCGGCTCATGCTAAAATGACGCGGCTTGTATTGATCAAGTAG
- a CDS encoding SRPBCC domain-containing protein: protein MSTALEKMRVEIKDREIVFTRMFDAPRQMVWDAFTKKEHLLAWWGPHGFTNKDCRVDLKPGGQFTITMVGPDGGDYPCLFIFEEIVPIEKLVMMDKVIEGDFWGPGGPPPDSRTTVLFEDHGDRTKLLMISTFETNEGRDKIVAMGAAEGWAQSFEKLDEMLKD from the coding sequence GTGAGCACGGCTCTCGAAAAAATGCGGGTCGAAATCAAAGACCGAGAGATTGTCTTCACACGGATGTTTGACGCTCCGCGACAAATGGTGTGGGATGCGTTTACGAAGAAAGAGCATCTGCTCGCGTGGTGGGGGCCGCACGGGTTTACCAACAAGGATTGCAGAGTCGACCTGAAACCGGGAGGACAATTTACAATCACGATGGTCGGACCGGACGGCGGGGATTATCCGTGCCTGTTCATTTTCGAAGAGATCGTGCCGATTGAGAAGCTCGTAATGATGGACAAGGTCATTGAAGGAGACTTCTGGGGACCGGGCGGACCGCCGCCGGACAGCAGAACAACCGTGCTGTTTGAAGATCACGGCGATAGGACGAAGCTGCTTATGATCTCGACATTTGAAACCAACGAAGGCCGCGACAAGATTGTGGCGATGGGTGCGGCAGAAGGCTGGGCGCAGAGCTTCGAGAAGTTGGACGAGATGCTGAAAGACTGA
- a CDS encoding DUF1801 domain-containing protein, giving the protein MNEVEKYLAALPTKQRDALEKLRKTILSVAKGAEEKISYGMPTVYYKGNLVHYAAFKDHMSFFGASAFVTEELKDKLAGYKTSKGTIQFTVEKPLPATLVKSIVRARMKENEELEEQRKLKKRGERK; this is encoded by the coding sequence ATGAACGAGGTAGAGAAATATCTTGCAGCCCTGCCCACCAAGCAGCGAGACGCATTAGAGAAACTGCGAAAGACGATCCTCTCTGTCGCAAAAGGTGCAGAGGAGAAGATTTCCTACGGTATGCCGACGGTCTACTACAAGGGCAATCTGGTGCACTATGCCGCCTTCAAGGATCACATGAGTTTCTTTGGCGCGAGCGCGTTCGTAACCGAAGAACTGAAAGACAAACTCGCGGGCTACAAGACTTCGAAAGGCACAATTCAATTTACGGTCGAAAAGCCGCTGCCCGCTACGCTGGTGAAATCCATCGTCAGGGCGCGGATGAAGGAGAACGAGGAACTTGAGGAACAGCGGAAACTAAAGAAAAGGGGAGAAAGAAAGTGA